In the Longimicrobium sp. genome, one interval contains:
- a CDS encoding DUF4159 domain-containing protein, whose amino-acid sequence MRRFFCAAAALALAVSAAAPARPAPFVFATARYDSGDWDAAPLVPTNVIHAVAQYTAIPVAPQGAVVDLASPELFRFPFVYLTGHLPVRFSQQESANLRAYVQRGGFVFIDDHNHDVDGAFHRTATAELRRIFGANALRELPNGHELYRAFFTFADGPPATSHELNGWGDNMVHEHLLRVEVNGRLGVLYSNKDYSSEWGYHYRNKRFLSLDNTRFAVNIVVYALTR is encoded by the coding sequence GTGAGGCGGTTCTTTTGCGCCGCCGCCGCACTGGCGCTGGCCGTCTCCGCGGCGGCGCCGGCGCGGCCGGCGCCGTTCGTGTTCGCCACCGCGCGCTACGACTCGGGGGACTGGGACGCGGCGCCGCTGGTGCCCACCAACGTCATCCACGCCGTCGCGCAGTACACGGCCATCCCGGTGGCGCCGCAGGGCGCGGTGGTGGACCTGGCCAGCCCCGAGCTCTTCCGCTTTCCGTTCGTCTACCTGACCGGCCACCTTCCGGTCCGTTTCAGCCAGCAGGAGAGCGCCAACCTGCGGGCGTACGTGCAGCGCGGCGGCTTCGTCTTCATCGACGACCACAACCACGACGTGGACGGGGCCTTCCACAGGACGGCCACGGCGGAGCTGCGCCGCATCTTCGGCGCGAACGCGCTGCGCGAGCTCCCCAACGGCCACGAGCTGTACCGCGCCTTCTTCACCTTCGCCGACGGGCCGCCCGCCACGAGCCACGAGCTGAACGGCTGGGGCGACAACATGGTGCACGAGCACCTGCTGAGGGTGGAGGTGAACGGGCGGCTGGGCGTGCTCTACAGCAACAAGGACTACAGCTCCGAATGGGGCTACCACTACCGCAACAAGCGCTTCCTGTCGCTCGACAACACGCGCTTCGCCGTGAACATCGTCGTGTACGCGCTGACGCGATGA
- a CDS encoding BatA domain-containing protein, with the protein MGEPAARRVITFGTPAFLLAGALGALVPLALHLIRRRPPNRAPLPTERFLAPDPRTAVRVSRPTDLLLLALRMLLLVLAGAAFAHPVWFPAARGTREVVLLDTGTGMGAAWPQAVAEARRLLLGADGKPRGELVLFDTIAVPMRRLDARSFASLQATPPTGAESRYAAALEMIPAATRELRGADSVRVTLITRARWAAWSEGLSALRRAAWPGAIGLVSIPVPPATDSARGDTAAREAIRIAGDARTPVSYTRAALQATGWSVRDVPIADAVSVEGARLVVVEDAVPAPLAGAVRRGAEGGATVLVTAPAAASLRGLIPWRGTLRADSTGGAMWLASGEHIGRAAVRVSGDAAPGAALIASWEDGRPAAAARRMGRGCIVFAAADLERGEMTMDAAYPRVVDRFARGCESPGPADGDAPLDAGARAVLHGSGPAAVAASAIPGAGGGIALGRWVMAAALLAALAETFFAYSRRSAA; encoded by the coding sequence GTGGGTGAACCGGCGGCGCGGCGCGTGATCACCTTCGGCACCCCGGCGTTCCTCCTGGCTGGCGCCTTGGGCGCGCTCGTTCCGCTGGCGCTGCACCTGATCCGCCGCCGCCCGCCCAACCGCGCGCCGCTCCCCACGGAGCGTTTCCTAGCGCCCGACCCGCGCACCGCCGTGCGCGTGAGCCGGCCCACGGACCTGCTCCTGCTGGCGCTCCGGATGCTGCTGCTGGTGCTCGCCGGCGCCGCGTTCGCGCACCCGGTCTGGTTCCCGGCGGCGCGGGGGACGCGCGAGGTGGTGCTCCTCGATACCGGCACGGGAATGGGCGCGGCGTGGCCCCAGGCGGTCGCCGAGGCGCGCCGCCTCCTCCTCGGCGCGGATGGAAAGCCGCGGGGCGAGCTGGTCCTGTTCGATACGATCGCGGTCCCGATGCGCCGCCTCGACGCGCGGTCGTTCGCCTCGCTGCAGGCCACGCCGCCAACCGGCGCGGAGAGCCGCTACGCCGCCGCGCTGGAAATGATTCCCGCCGCCACGCGCGAGCTGCGCGGCGCGGACTCGGTGCGGGTGACGCTGATCACCCGCGCGCGCTGGGCCGCGTGGAGCGAAGGGCTGTCCGCGCTGCGACGCGCCGCCTGGCCGGGCGCCATCGGCCTCGTCTCCATCCCCGTCCCCCCGGCGACGGATTCGGCGCGCGGCGATACGGCCGCACGTGAAGCGATCCGCATTGCGGGAGATGCGCGTACTCCCGTGTCGTACACGAGGGCCGCGCTGCAGGCGACCGGGTGGAGCGTGCGTGACGTCCCCATCGCGGACGCAGTCTCTGTCGAGGGCGCGCGTCTCGTCGTCGTCGAGGACGCCGTCCCCGCGCCGCTGGCCGGCGCGGTCCGCCGCGGTGCGGAGGGTGGCGCGACGGTGCTGGTGACCGCGCCCGCCGCCGCGTCCCTCCGCGGCCTCATCCCCTGGCGCGGGACGCTGCGCGCGGACAGCACCGGCGGCGCGATGTGGCTGGCGTCCGGCGAGCACATCGGGCGCGCGGCGGTGCGGGTATCGGGAGATGCGGCGCCGGGCGCGGCCCTGATCGCGTCGTGGGAGGATGGCCGTCCCGCGGCCGCCGCGCGGCGGATGGGGCGCGGCTGCATCGTCTTCGCGGCGGCCGATCTGGAGCGGGGGGAGATGACGATGGATGCCGCGTACCCGCGCGTGGTCGACCGTTTCGCGCGCGGCTGCGAATCTCCCGGACCGGCGGACGGAGATGCGCCGCTCGACGCGGGGGCGCGGGCCGTGCTGCATGGATCGGGACCGGCCGCCGTCGCCGCGAGCGCCATCCCGGGCGCGGGGGGCGGCATCGCGCTGGGGCGCTGGGTGATGGCCGCGGCGCTCCTCGCCGCCCTGGCCGAAACGTTCTTCGCTTACTCCCGCAGGAGTGCGGCATGA
- a CDS encoding DUF58 domain-containing protein, translating to MTSAPSTAFLPPGLLERLGGLELIAKTVVRGFQAGIHRSPLRGAGEDFAKHRDYQQGDDVRYLDWKLYGRTDRLYVREFEERSNLQAFVVVDTSASMEYAGAGGVTKLRYASYVAAALAHLMIGAGDSVGLAAFGAEARLLLAPRARSGHLHDLLLSLERLAPGGSEGAADVLDRVGVTMRRGGRVILISDLLEDDGGEALAAAAGRLRARGDEVMVLRVLTPEESGEAAPDAGLFFDPEHPAREVPATPRLDPGYARRVGAYYAALADRLRQRGVEYVPLSTEQPVEQALVAWVNRRRGA from the coding sequence GTGACCTCCGCCCCCTCCACCGCCTTCCTCCCCCCCGGCCTCCTGGAGCGCCTCGGCGGGCTGGAGCTCATCGCGAAGACGGTGGTGCGTGGCTTCCAGGCGGGCATCCACCGCTCGCCCCTGCGTGGCGCGGGCGAGGACTTCGCGAAGCACCGCGACTACCAGCAGGGCGACGACGTCCGCTACCTGGACTGGAAGCTGTACGGGCGCACCGACCGCCTGTACGTGCGCGAGTTCGAGGAGCGCTCCAACCTCCAGGCGTTCGTGGTGGTCGATACCTCGGCGTCGATGGAGTACGCGGGCGCTGGCGGCGTGACGAAGCTGCGCTACGCCTCGTACGTGGCCGCCGCGCTCGCGCACCTGATGATCGGCGCGGGCGACTCGGTGGGGCTGGCCGCGTTCGGCGCCGAGGCGCGGCTGCTGCTGGCGCCAAGGGCGCGCTCGGGCCATCTCCACGATCTGCTGCTGTCGCTGGAGCGGCTGGCCCCGGGTGGCTCGGAAGGGGCGGCGGACGTGCTGGACCGGGTGGGGGTGACGATGCGCCGCGGTGGGCGCGTCATCCTCATCTCCGACCTGCTGGAGGACGACGGGGGCGAGGCGCTGGCCGCCGCCGCCGGCCGCCTCCGCGCGCGGGGGGACGAGGTGATGGTGCTCCGCGTGCTGACCCCCGAGGAGTCGGGCGAGGCGGCGCCGGACGCGGGGCTCTTCTTCGACCCCGAGCACCCGGCGCGGGAGGTGCCGGCCACGCCGCGGCTGGATCCCGGCTACGCGCGCCGCGTCGGCGCGTACTACGCGGCGCTGGCGGACCGGCTGCGGCAGCGCGGCGTGGAGTACGTTCCGCTCTCCACCGAGCAGCCGGTGGAGCAGGCGCTGGTCGCGTGGGTGAACCGGCGGCGCGGCGCGTGA
- a CDS encoding AAA family ATPase gives MGWRLYRSAPPVPISIPRRGERSREVRPLATAEKEIETLLGDAARLRAQVQRRIVGQERVLEEVIISLLAGGHVLLVGVPGLAKTLLVRTLAQALELDFKRVQFTPDLMPGDITGTEVIEEDRSTGRRSARFIRGPVFTQVLLADEINRTPPKTQAALLEAMQEGRVTAGGEDWELPRPFFVLATQNPIEQEGTYPLPEAQLDRFMLDIRLDYPSVDEEVEILRSTTGTKDADIQPVLDAGRVLTLQRWVREVPVAENVLSYAASLVRATRPADASATDDVKRWVRWGAGPRAGQALILGAKARALLAGRFHVTPDDVRRVALPVLRHRVLVNFHAEAEGVATDDVIARLLETIAPPRSGL, from the coding sequence GTGGGATGGCGATTGTACCGCAGCGCGCCGCCGGTCCCCATCTCCATTCCCCGGCGCGGCGAACGTTCACGCGAGGTGCGTCCCCTGGCTACTGCCGAGAAGGAAATCGAGACCCTGCTGGGCGATGCGGCGCGGCTGCGCGCGCAGGTGCAGCGCCGCATCGTGGGGCAGGAGCGGGTGCTGGAAGAGGTCATCATCTCCCTGCTGGCGGGCGGGCACGTGCTCCTGGTGGGCGTTCCCGGGCTGGCGAAGACGCTGCTGGTGCGCACGCTGGCGCAGGCGCTGGAGCTGGACTTCAAGCGCGTGCAGTTCACGCCGGACCTGATGCCGGGCGACATCACCGGCACGGAGGTGATCGAGGAGGACCGCTCCACCGGGCGCCGGTCGGCGCGCTTCATCCGCGGCCCCGTGTTCACCCAGGTGCTGCTGGCCGACGAGATCAATCGCACCCCGCCGAAGACGCAGGCCGCGCTGCTCGAGGCCATGCAGGAGGGGCGGGTGACGGCGGGCGGGGAAGACTGGGAGCTGCCGCGCCCCTTCTTCGTGCTGGCCACGCAGAACCCCATCGAGCAGGAGGGAACGTACCCGCTCCCCGAGGCGCAGCTCGACCGCTTCATGCTCGACATCCGGCTGGACTACCCCAGCGTGGACGAGGAGGTGGAGATCCTCCGCTCGACGACGGGGACGAAGGATGCCGACATCCAGCCGGTGCTGGACGCCGGGCGGGTGCTGACGCTGCAGCGGTGGGTGCGCGAGGTGCCGGTGGCCGAAAACGTTCTCTCCTACGCCGCCTCGCTGGTCCGCGCTACCCGCCCCGCGGACGCGAGCGCGACCGACGACGTGAAGCGCTGGGTGCGCTGGGGCGCCGGCCCCCGCGCCGGACAGGCGCTGATCCTGGGCGCAAAGGCGCGCGCCCTCCTCGCCGGCCGCTTCCACGTCACCCCGGACGACGTGCGCCGCGTGGCGCTTCCGGTGCTCCGCCACCGCGTGCTCGTGAACTTCCACGCCGAGGCCGAGGGTGTGGCGACCGACGACGTCATCGCCCGCCTGCTGGAAACGATTGCGCCGCCGCGGAGCGGGTTGTGA
- a CDS encoding SusC/RagA family TonB-linked outer membrane protein, whose product MRRNVVLSVFAALLAGGPLYAQTGQVTGSVTSSEGARALSGAAVTVAGTTLRAVTGPDGRYTLSGVPAGTQRLTATVLGHAPATQSVAVAAGQTATLNFALSPSAVALQGVVAIGYGERRVRDVTGSIQAVGQEQFNTGRVVNPEHLIQGKVAGVQVIDNGQPGGGSAIRIRGGTSVTSSNEPLFVVDGVPLQPGGGLSSDISRSPLNFINPQDIERVTVLKDAASTAIYGSRGANGVIIIETRNGNAREPAFSYTNSVSTSNVIRGPDMLSADQFRAVVAAHAPGRVQFLGNTSTDWRGAVERNGFGQEHALAIGGVGGPAMSYRLSLNYLEQSGVLRGSETDRLSAALNYSNRLFSDRLNVRGTIRAARTRDDFTPGGVLGAATVYDPTVPITVANGFFEQPFQQAPDNPVAQLAGVVDNGSTFRSIGNIEARYRMPFLEQLTGTLRTGYDYARSERRSFTPTTLHSQITSTTPGSAYRSNPSEQTGVIDAFLNYNNRIRASEIDVTGGYSYEETRGQYTSFTAKGLTSNLLGDNGVPTATQVVPFDSIRDSRLASFFGRVNYTLKDRYLLTLSLRRDGSSRFGPRNQWGNFPAAALGWRVNEEPWFPEGTPLSELKLRGSWGVNGNQSFADYQWTSTYRYGDALSQVQFGDTFVTTIRPSAVDPNIKWEETTSTNVGFDYGLWDDRITGSVDYYVKDTKDLIFRTAVPAGTNLSNFVTTNIGSMRNKGLELSVNAQVLRGSPRGLSYNASFNASTNKNRLLTINPNASTAQQQLVGGIAGGVGGNIEVLQPGVPVFAFYVLEHRRDASGNPVPDVDAQGHQRPDTDLYVDRNGDGAITQDDRRPFHSPTPQWILAHTSNFGYRSFDLGFTMRAQLGSYVYNNVASANGYFNQLNNAAGLLNLHASVLKYNFTAPQYYSDVYVEDASFLRMDNITLGYTLPRLRGVRQARVYGTVQNAFTLTGYSGVDPEAGLNGIDNSIYPRSRTFSAGVSLAF is encoded by the coding sequence ATGAGGCGGAACGTAGTGTTGAGTGTGTTTGCCGCCCTGCTCGCGGGCGGACCACTGTACGCACAGACCGGGCAGGTAACCGGCAGCGTGACGTCGTCCGAGGGCGCGCGCGCGCTTTCCGGGGCGGCGGTGACCGTGGCGGGCACCACGCTGCGCGCGGTGACCGGCCCCGACGGGCGGTACACGCTGAGCGGCGTTCCCGCGGGCACGCAGCGCCTGACGGCCACCGTGCTGGGGCACGCCCCGGCCACGCAGTCGGTGGCCGTGGCCGCCGGGCAGACCGCCACGCTGAACTTCGCGCTGTCGCCCTCGGCGGTGGCGCTGCAGGGGGTGGTGGCCATCGGCTACGGCGAGCGCCGGGTGCGCGACGTGACCGGCTCGATCCAGGCCGTGGGCCAGGAGCAGTTCAACACCGGCCGGGTGGTGAACCCCGAGCACCTGATCCAGGGGAAGGTGGCCGGCGTGCAGGTGATCGACAACGGCCAGCCCGGCGGCGGCAGCGCCATCCGCATCCGCGGCGGCACCAGCGTGACGTCGAGCAACGAGCCGCTGTTCGTGGTGGACGGCGTGCCGCTGCAGCCGGGCGGCGGGCTGTCGTCCGACATCTCGCGCAGCCCGCTGAACTTCATCAACCCGCAGGACATCGAGCGGGTGACGGTGCTGAAGGACGCCGCGTCGACCGCCATCTACGGCTCGCGCGGCGCCAACGGCGTGATCATCATCGAGACCAGGAACGGCAACGCGCGCGAGCCCGCGTTCAGCTACACCAACTCGGTGTCGACCTCGAACGTGATCCGCGGGCCCGACATGCTGTCGGCCGACCAGTTCCGCGCGGTGGTGGCGGCGCACGCGCCGGGGCGCGTGCAGTTCCTGGGCAACACCAGCACCGACTGGCGCGGCGCGGTGGAGCGCAACGGCTTCGGGCAGGAGCACGCGCTGGCCATCGGCGGCGTGGGCGGCCCGGCCATGAGCTACCGGCTGTCGCTGAACTACCTGGAGCAGTCGGGCGTGCTGCGCGGCTCCGAGACCGACCGCCTGTCGGCGGCGCTGAACTACAGCAACCGCCTGTTCTCGGACCGGCTGAACGTGCGCGGCACCATCCGCGCGGCGCGCACCCGCGACGACTTCACCCCCGGCGGCGTGCTGGGCGCGGCCACCGTGTACGACCCCACGGTGCCGATCACCGTGGCCAACGGCTTCTTCGAGCAGCCCTTCCAGCAGGCGCCCGACAACCCGGTGGCGCAGCTGGCCGGCGTGGTGGACAACGGCAGCACCTTCCGCAGCATCGGCAACATCGAGGCGCGCTACCGGATGCCCTTCCTGGAGCAGCTCACGGGCACGCTGCGCACGGGGTACGACTACGCCCGCTCGGAGCGGCGCAGCTTCACCCCCACCACCCTGCACTCGCAGATCACCAGCACCACCCCGGGCTCGGCCTACCGCTCGAACCCGTCGGAGCAGACGGGCGTGATCGACGCCTTCCTGAACTACAACAACCGCATCCGCGCGAGCGAGATCGACGTCACCGGCGGCTACTCGTACGAGGAAACGCGCGGGCAGTACACCTCGTTCACCGCCAAGGGGCTGACGTCGAACCTGCTGGGCGACAACGGCGTGCCCACGGCCACGCAGGTGGTGCCCTTCGACTCGATCCGCGACAGCCGGCTGGCCTCGTTCTTCGGCCGCGTGAACTACACGCTGAAGGACCGCTACCTGCTCACGCTCAGCTTGCGCCGCGACGGCTCGTCGCGCTTCGGGCCCCGCAACCAGTGGGGCAACTTCCCGGCGGCCGCGCTGGGGTGGCGGGTGAACGAGGAGCCCTGGTTCCCCGAGGGCACGCCGCTGTCGGAGCTGAAGCTGCGCGGCTCGTGGGGGGTGAACGGCAACCAGTCGTTCGCCGACTACCAGTGGACCAGCACCTACCGCTACGGCGACGCGCTGAGCCAGGTGCAGTTCGGCGACACCTTCGTGACCACCATCCGCCCCAGCGCGGTGGACCCCAACATCAAGTGGGAAGAGACCACGTCGACCAACGTGGGCTTCGACTACGGGCTGTGGGACGACCGCATCACCGGCTCGGTGGACTACTACGTGAAGGACACCAAGGACCTGATCTTCCGCACGGCGGTGCCGGCGGGCACGAACCTGTCGAACTTCGTGACCACCAACATCGGCAGCATGCGCAACAAGGGGCTGGAGCTGAGCGTGAACGCGCAGGTGCTGCGCGGCTCCCCCCGCGGCCTGTCGTACAACGCCAGCTTCAACGCCTCGACCAACAAGAACCGGCTGCTGACCATCAACCCCAACGCCAGCACGGCGCAGCAGCAGCTGGTGGGCGGCATCGCGGGGGGCGTGGGCGGCAACATCGAGGTGCTGCAGCCGGGGGTGCCGGTGTTCGCCTTCTACGTGCTGGAGCACCGGCGCGACGCCAGCGGCAACCCGGTGCCCGACGTGGACGCCCAGGGGCACCAGCGCCCCGACACCGACCTGTACGTGGACCGCAACGGCGACGGCGCCATCACCCAGGACGACCGCCGGCCCTTCCACAGCCCCACGCCGCAGTGGATCCTGGCGCACACCTCGAACTTCGGCTACCGCTCGTTCGACCTGGGCTTCACCATGCGCGCGCAGCTGGGCAGCTACGTGTACAACAACGTGGCCTCGGCCAACGGCTACTTCAACCAGCTGAACAACGCGGCGGGGCTGCTGAACCTGCACGCCTCGGTGCTGAAGTACAACTTCACCGCGCCGCAGTACTACTCGGACGTGTACGTGGAAGACGCCTCGTTCCTGCGCATGGACAACATCACCCTGGGCTACACCCTTCCGCGGCTGCGCGGGGTGCGCCAGGCGCGGGTGTACGGCACGGTGCAGAACGCCTTCACCCTCACCGGCTACAGCGGCGTGGACCCCGAGGCGGGGCTGAACGGGATCGACAACAGCATCTACCCGCGCTCCCGGACCTTCTCGGCCGGCGTGAGCCTGGCGTTCTGA